The sequence below is a genomic window from Ipomoea triloba cultivar NCNSP0323 chromosome 2, ASM357664v1.
tttgttttttgtttttcctgcGCTTCAAAGGTGATATGTTGGATGAAGAGCGCGGAGGGGGTTTTGTGGTGACAGGGAGGAGGAAACCTAGAAGGCCGAGAAACGTGAACTGATTGTGTGTAGGCATTTAGCTTATGAACCTCgggaaaataaatatatatttaaatttttacaattgttctaattttgtttttatatatcattAGTAAATTTTAGATGTTGTATACATTGAacttggttcacggaatgaattttaaggaaTATGATTAGTAGTTCAGAGGGAATATAATAGATAATGTGTAGAATAGGAATCTAATATGTTTGGTTAGTTatggaatagaaatgaaatgtgtttaaaagacataaatacccctctaaaaatgtattattattattattgttgttgttattgttgttatatatgaaaaaataatataaattatatatgaaaatatagaaGTTGTAGAATGCAATTTTATGAATCCCAATCTACCATATGTCTTTATGGATATAAACAaagatatgtgtatataataataataataataataataataataataatattattattattattattattattattattattaatgaatttatgtatatacttCAATAAAtgtaatgtataatgtattacccagtatataaatgcatatatttaattacttacattttaatatataaataaatatatttatttaaataaataaatattatatataagggttATAAAACAAAAGGGTATTTTTGACATTTTAGTATAAAAGTTATTCACGAATATTAAGAAATAACTAGGAAAAGCTAGCTATTCTCCATTCCCGTGAATGTTATTCCTAGGAATAAAAGGacaaaacaaacaatggaataggcCTATTCCCGCGAATGATATTCCATCGGGGACCTactccatgaaccaaacacacatgACAGGATAATTGGTAAACACCCGACCCGAACCACAGGCAGACAAGCAGACGCGAAATTAAATAGCCACTCCTTATGATGAGGAAAGAAGTAATTGCCAACGACTCCACTTCACATTCAAGACTGCTATCATGAAAACCGTTACAACTCATAGAAGAAGAGTCGTTGCACCTCAAGTATAAGTAGGACCCTATTGTAGGATGGGGGGACACTTTTGTTTATCACACACAACACTACTGTACTTTTGTTTATCATTTACTATTTCCACATGGATGTCATTTTTCTCACCATCCGccctagaaaataaaaaaaaaaaaaaagaagcaaaatagttaccaacagaaaaaaaaaattgtaattgcaAACTGAAAGTGTAATAAATTGATACGGTTGCTAAGTTCATTATTAGTATCATATATTTACAATTGTGCAAAATATGGTGATTTCCCTTCGAGAGGCAACAGACTACCCATGTAGTGGAAATTTTGTCCATTCATTCGAAACACTAGTGGTCCACTAGCGTTGTTCACACTCCTGTCAATTCTACCACCCATAGATGTAAAGCAAAACATATTATTGTACATCCGAATGTTTTGCAGGAACTACTTCGTTTCTCcccttctccaaaaaaaaaaatcatagataGCTTTAGGTGGCAACTCTGTTGTTGGCAAAGTAATCTTCCCGTTGTTGCAtcacatatattattttggAGTTCCTCTAGTCACAGTCTTGTTGTCTTTCTTCGAACCAAAATAAGGCTCTACAATGTTCACACGTGTGCTTCGCATCTCCAAAATCGTAGTATTCAACTACACGGTTAACATATAATTagtaaatatttaaagtaattTCATATTATAAAGAATTGATCACAGTTACCGATAATTAATGGATCGAAGCTGGTTGATGTATGGTTTGAGTtataaattctttttcaaaAGATGTTAGCAAATCTCTAGACATGCTAATAGATTGTTTCGCATCATTAACTTGACTTTTACACATTTTTTGTGATTTGTTTTTTGTGTTGTACCTAAAtgtttgaaatttcaaaatatgaaaCTATTAAATTACCATAACTAATTATATTTCACTTAAAGACTATACAATGTAAGAAGAATTTATTAAAGAAGTTACCATTTGATAGATTCTTAAAAGGTTCCCGGCTTACATGTGATTAGCTTAGGTTACCATCTACATTAGTTCAAAGATAATTAATAATGATCAATATGTATTggtatacataaatacataaatacataaatgtaatatataattgaatatataaaatgtagaacaattatattaatgaaaataaaatttaccggGTAATATAGAGCTCTTCCCGATCGCTAAGGATGGAGAAAACCCTCCTATTATAAAATGCCTCGATTTGTTTGAGTTACTGATTTTCGAGTTGTTACAGCTACTCATATGTATACTATAACTACCTTGGTTAATtgcaaatataaaatacaatgtGTATTTCAAAAACTAGTttgaaacaaatatatataaaataaatacacacacacacacacacatatatatatattcaaatgtatTTTACAATTACTGTGGGTAAGGGCACTTATTGGTGTATTATTTGAAGTAGAATATTATCCAACATACCAGTttgaaacaaatatatataaaataaatacacacacacacacacacacacacatattcaAATGTATTTTACAATTACTGTGGGTAAGGGCACTTATTGGTGTATTATTTGAAGTAGAATATTCTTCGACAATCTTGTTTGTGGATACAGTATTACTATCTTCTGGTGAAAGTGCATTGCCAATATTTGATAAGGGGGAATTTTCTACATTTTCTGCACTCATAAGAAACAACATATtacaaaagtaattaaaaatatatatgtagcaATTAAATGACATAATATTTCTATAAtgccataatataatttgtattattatttctccattaaaaacaaaatatatctattaataatatttcattataaTAATTTGTGTTCTAATATTtgcttaatattatgaaatgatattgataatatatacatgcataattGATCTCCAAATAATGAATAGATGGATATATGCAGCccaacaaagaataaaaaaaacataattaaagcCCAATTTAAGGTCCATCGAGAAGTCCAAAACCCGACCCATTTAAGAAATGATAAAATTGTTCTCTGCTAATAGCCTCTTCTTCACAACCTCTCATCGGTTCTAGAATTCTCTCTCAGTCTGTCCCATGTGTAGTCAAACTGTAGGTGACGTCTATATTTGTTGGAAGTATAATggtttaaaatttcatttctaGAACTGTATTTTGCAGCTCTTCTTGTTCAAGCCTAAAGGTTAGCGAAGATATTCGATTCTGATGTGTAAAGATGATCTAGATGATGATTCAAGCACCAACTTGGCAAATCGTCGATAAGCTAAGTTAACCTATACGGATactatttatattcatttaacTACAAAACTATTTGTAGATTTATATAGTAGTTTATGTATTTGTTTAATTATCTAATTTCTTATTAGTCATATgattgcaaatatatatatatatatatatatatatatatatatatatatatatatatatatatatatatatNNNNNNNNNNNNNNNNNNNNNNNNNNNNNNNNNNNNNNNNNNNNNNNNNNNNNNNNNNNNNNNNNNNNNNNNNNNNNNNNNNNNNNNNNNNNNNNNNNNNNNNNNNNNNNNNNNNNNNNNNNNNNNNNNNNNNNNNNNNNNNNNNNNNNNNNNNNNNNNNNNNNNNNNNNNNNNNNNNNNNNNNNNNNNNNNNNNNNNNNNNNNNNNNNNNNNNNNNNNNNNNNNNNNNNNNNNNNNNNNNNNNNNNNNNNNNNNNNNNNNNNNNNNNNNNNNNNNNNNNNNNNNNNNNNNNNNNNNNNNNNNNNNNNNNNNNNNNNNNNNNNNNNNNNNNNNNNNNNNNNNNNNNNNNNNNNNNNNNNNNNNNNNNNNNNNNNNNNNNNNNNNNNNNNNNNNNNNNNNNNNNNNNNNNNNNNNNNNNNNNNNNNNNNNNNNNNNNNNNNNNNNNNNNNNNNNNNNNNNNNNNNNNNNNNNNNNNNNNNNNNNNNNNNNNNNNNNNNNNNNNNNNNNNNNNNNNNNNNNNNNNNNNNNNNNNNNNNNNNNNNNNNNNNNNNNNNNNNNNNNNNNNNNNNNNNNNNNNNNNNNNNNNNNNNNNNNNNNNNNNNNNNNNNNNNNNNNNNNNNNNNNNNNNNNNNNNNNNNNNNNNNNNNNNNNNNNNNNNNNNNNNNNNNNNNNNNNNNNNNNNNNNNNNNNNNNNNNNNNNNNNNNNNNNNNNNNNNNNNNNNNNNNNNNNNNNNNNNNNNNNNNNNNNNNNNNNNNNNNNNNNNNNNNNNNNNNNNNNNNNNNNNNNNNNNNNNNNNNNNNNNNNNNNNNNNNNNNNNNNNNNNNNNNNNNNNNNNNNNNNNNNNNNNNNNNNNNNNNNNNNNNNNNNNNNNNNNNNNNNNNNNNNNNNNNNNNNNNNNNNNNNNNNNNNNNNNNNNNNNNNNNNNNNNNNNNNNNNNNNNNNNNNNNNNNNNNNNNNNNNNNNNNNNNNNNNNNNNNNNNNNNNNNNNNNNNNNNNNNNNNNNNNNNNNNNNNNNNNNNNNNNNNNNNNNNNNNNNNNNNNNNNNNNNNNNNNNNNNNNNNatatatatatatatatatatatatatatatatatatatatatatatatatatatatatatacattattgcaaAAATAGGCCGCCTAtgcgctaggcgcccctaggctgaggcgaattgctccctaagcgcccgcctagcgcctaactcggtcATTAGGCCAAGTTGgtggccgactaggccgagttaactcgcccaactcggcagattTTGTCAAGTTAACTCGGGTGAGTCAGccatgttaattttttattatatttatatatatttaaatttatttatttatataaatatcagAAATAAGagatatgtatataatatatataatataatatatgacatacacccaaacacatgcactatttttttgtttttatagtttGTCgctgacggtaaatatgttaccagaatataatctgagtattattgaagtatgATAGTTTGAGTGTAATGTGTAAGTACAATGAGTAGTCAGTACAGTAGACAAGTGAGCAACCACGGTTTTGGTGCCACAACGTAGATCTGTGTATTAGTGAAAGTGAGTGAGTACAATATGTCAGTGCTATGTATCATAAACGAAGTCTCTCCTTCCTCTACCacaagtctgctacttataCTGCAATGGCCCTTCCTCTAGTGAGTGTAACGGAGTGctagtaatggtgagctgcattgagtgctggtaatggtgagccgttggagtaattatcaCCATCAATGTGTCGCCTTTGTGTAATgggtgaccgtttgttgccttcgagtcagtgctgatgattcgggtcaggtgctgatgcccaattatcctgtcaccagtcccccactccctagccaacgagagtggttgaggtggtttgggagtaatgacgtgtgtaaattttttttttccgaacGGTAAGAAAATTGTGGCTGGGACCGACCCCGTGCCTTAGCCACTGTGACCGAGGTGCGGGACCTCGGTCAACTTTTGGCCGAGGTTGACCACTGCCAAAAttaattggccgaggtcagcctcAGCCAAAATTGGGCAAGGCATGAGCTCGGCCAAAATTAATTGGTCGAGGTCATCCCCGACcaaaattggccgaggtcatcCTTGGCCAATTTTTTGCCGAGGCTTGACCTCGGccaaaatgtattattattatttttttgttttttgttttttttgttgttttttttttgttttcttttgttttttgtttttgtttttgttttttgttttttttgttgttttttttgtgtGCGAGCTCACTTCGACCCACCGTAGGCTCGACCAAAGGTTAGCTGTctcgtcaggtagctagcgagatcggatctcgtgtcggccctaagggaatagagtttttgtgcattttgtaCGCGAGCTCACTTCGACCAGCCATAGGCTCGGCCAGAGACGGAACTGccctgggggcagtgggggcagctgcccccactgcccaAAATATACAGCCctgaaatgacgtcgttttggggctgtatataaatataattttttttattttccttattctGCAGTTCATAATTTCAGATCGCAGAAAGCTCATTCGCAAGTCGCAACTCTCTCGCTCACTCCGCGTCGCATCCTCGCTCCTCGCCGGAGCTCGCCGGTCGTCCCTGCTACCGGAGCTCGCCGGTCGTCCCTGCTACCGGTCACGCCTCTAATCTCCTCTCACTTCTCAGGTTCATATTTGCCCTAATTTCTCTACTTTAAATTTTGCCCTAAATcctaatttctctaattttatttaaatcttTGAACTATGATTATTGaattaatgtttatatattttgttgttttgctGTGATTATTTAAATTACTTCTCAGGTTCACATTTGACCTATGATTATTGAACTATGATTATTGAACTAAAAGATCAGCGTCCCTGTTTTGTTGTTTATCAATGtatctatttatatattgaactatgtttatatattttgctGTTTTACTGTTTATATATTGaactaaaatatattttatcaatggattatctatttttgtattttagacATTTAGCAATTAGAATTCATAGCTTTTAGACATAACAGAATACACTGAATCAGTTTATCTGTTTATTAGTCAGAATTCATAATGTGTTTTGTTTAGTTTATGATATGATATTGTTTTATTGGTTCAGTTATGGaaaaatttttcaaaagaaaatcaaCTTCTTTTGGGTATTCATCTAGTCAAGGTAGTCAGGAAGTGTCAAGTACAAGGCCTCATATTGAAGTTAATATAGATGAGCTTGAAGTTGATCCGggtaaaaggaaaaatatatatgaatatcaTATCAATGATAGAGATATTGTGCGGAGACGATATCTATAAATGGGTCCTTGTCAACCAAAAAATCATGTATTTCCTACTAGAAGATTGATTACGGGTGCTAATAGAAGATTTAATTCTAAATGGTTTGATGATCATAGTAATTGGTTGGAGTATAGTGTATCAAAAGATGCAGCATATTGTTTATGTTGTTATCTATTCAAAGATGAAAGCAGTGGACACCAAGCTGGGGGTGAGTCATTCGTTACAGAAGGATTCAACAATTAGAAAAAAGGACCGGAAAGGTTGCGTGCACATGTTGGTAATCATGATAGTGTTCATGCAAAGAATGTACAAGCTTGTCGAAACTTAATGACTCAAGATCAACACATACAAGTTTGTGTATCAAAATACTCGGAGCAATCGAAACAAGACTACCGTGTTCGATTGACTTCATCAGTTACTTCTATCCGGTTTCTTTTAAGGCAAGGACTTGCTTTTCGTGGAAATGATGAAACCCTTGACTCACTTAATTGGGGAAACTTCCTTGAGTTCTTAAAAGTTCTTGCAGATACTAATGAAGATGTTGGCAAAGTAGTAATGCAAAATGCACCTGAAAATCACCAAATGACTTCTCCTTTAATTCAAAAAGATATTGTTAATGCAATTGCAAGTGAGACAACTGAAATAATAATCAATGATCTTGGTGAAGAATTATTTGGAATAATAGTTGATGAGTCAAGAGATGTATCACTTAAGGAGCAGATGATTGTGTTTATTCGGTATGTGAATTCAAGTGGGCATATTGTTGAGCGTATGCTTGGAATTACTCATGTTCGTGATACTACATCTATGTCTCTTAAAGTAGCCATTGAAGATCTCCTAACAAGGCATGGATTAAGCATTTCAAGAATACGAGGCCAAGGGTATGATGGAGCAAGTAATATGCGAGGCAAGTTCAATGGTCTTAAAACTTTGATTATCAATGAGAATCCATGTGCTTTTTATGTTCATTGTTTTGCTCATCAACTACAACTAGCACTTGTGGGTGCTGCAAGAGAAAATAGTGCTGTTGGAAATTTTTTTGTCACTGTCTCGCAATTGTGCAATATTGTATGTGCTCCATGTAAGCGTAAGGATAGCTTACGAGACAAACAATTAAAGATGTTGATTGATTCAATTTCTACTGATACAATTGAAATAGGAATTGGTTTGAATCAAGAATCAGTTATAAAACGCCTTGGTGATACACGTTGGGGATCTCATTACGGTGCACTTGTGAGCATTGTGAGATTATTTTCTCCGGTGATTGAGGTTCTTGATGAAATAGGAGTCAATGACGGTCCAAAACAAAGGACAGAAGCATTTGGAGTATTGGAGGCTATTCTATgttttgattttgtattctttttGCATTTGATGAAGGATGTTTTAGGAATTACCAATGACTTGTCACAGGCATTACAGAAGAAAGATCAAAACATTGTGAGTGCCATTAGACTATTGGAGGTCTCAAAAAAGAGATTGCAAATGATGAGAGATGATGGGTAGGAAGCTCTTTTACAAGAAGTTTCAATGTTTTGCAACAAGCATTCAATTCCCATACCTAATTTGGATGAAGTTTATGTAGTTCCAGGAAGACCTCGCCGTAATGTTGAAGAAAGAACTCATCTTCATAGGTACCGTGTTGAAAGGTTTTATGCGGTCTTAGATCTACAACTCCAAGAGCTAAACAACCGTTTCAATGAGAAGACTACAGAGTTGCTCTTATGTGTGGCATGTTTTGATCCCAGGGATTCATTTGCTAGGTTTGATAAGGAAAAATTAGTTCGATTGGCACAGTTCTATCCAAATGATTTTTCTATTATTGAACTTGAAGTACTAGATAAACCAACTACAAACTTATTTTGTTGATGTAACTTCTGATCCTGTTTTCTCTAAATTGGGTGGTATTAATGAATTAGCTCAAAAAATGGTGGAAACGGGAAGACATTTGGACTATACGTTGGTGTATTTGCTTCTAAAGTTGTCTTTGATTCTACCAGTTGCAACTGCTAGTGTGGAAAGAGCATTTTCTGCTATGAAGTTAATCAAGACATCTTTACGCAACCGGATGGGTGATGATTTATTACATGATTGCTTATTGCCGTATGTTAAAAAAGAAGTTTTTGATCAAGTTTCAAATGAAGCAATTCTACTCCGATTTCAAAATATGAGAGAGCGTAGAGGAGTATTACCCCGTAGTTTATCATAAACtttgtattgtaatttataatgtattttgtaatttaacaatttattcgTGTTTGATATTTCT
It includes:
- the LOC116010892 gene encoding zinc finger MYM-type protein 1-like, which translates into the protein MTQDQHIQVCVSKYSEQSKQDYRVRLTSSVTSIRFLLRQGLAFRGNDETLDSLNWGNFLEFLKVLADTNEDVGKVVMQNAPENHQMTSPLIQKDIVNAIASETTEIIINDLGEELFGIIVDESRDVSLKEQMIVFIRYVNSSGHIVERMLGITHVRDTTSMSLKVAIEDLLTRHGLSISRIRGQGYDGASNMRGKFNGLKTLIINENPCAFYVHCFAHQLQLALVGAARENSAVGNFFVTVSQLCNIVCAPCKRKDSLRDKQLKMLIDSISTDTIEIGIGLNQESVIKRLGDTRWGSHYGALVSIVRLFSPVIEVLDEIGVNDGPKQRTEAFGVLEAILCFDFVFFLHLMKDVLGITNDLSQALQKKDQNIVSAIRLLEINQLQTYFVDVTSDPVFSKLGGINELAQKMVETGRHLDYTLVYLLLKLSLILPVATASVERAFSAMKLIKTSLRNRMGDDLLHDCLLPYVKKEVFDQVSNEAILLRFQNMRERRGVLPRSLS